From one Burkholderia latens genomic stretch:
- a CDS encoding ABC transporter ATP-binding protein encodes MIDVDHVSIRFPTRTGHVDAVRDASFAVRDGEVFGLVGESGSGKSTLLRALTGLVPIAGGSLSIDGRPAGGTPERAFRRHVQMVFQDPYASLHPRFTVDQTLREPLSIHAIDDADARIARALSEVGLGPSFRFRYPHQLSGGQRQRVAIARALIVEPRVLLLDEPTSALDVSVQAEILNLLRRLHRERNLTMILVSHNLAVIGFLCQRVAVMQHGEIVEQLRIEDVRAGQVARDYTRTLLRATEGYRRLDPVA; translated from the coding sequence ATGATCGACGTCGATCACGTCTCGATTCGTTTTCCGACCCGCACGGGTCATGTCGACGCCGTGCGCGACGCGAGCTTCGCGGTGCGCGACGGCGAGGTGTTCGGTCTCGTCGGCGAATCGGGCTCCGGCAAGTCGACGCTGCTGCGCGCGCTGACGGGCCTCGTGCCCATCGCGGGCGGCAGCCTGTCGATCGACGGCCGGCCCGCCGGCGGCACACCCGAGCGTGCGTTCCGGCGGCACGTGCAGATGGTGTTTCAGGATCCGTACGCGTCGCTGCATCCACGCTTCACCGTCGACCAGACGCTGCGCGAGCCGCTGTCGATCCATGCAATCGACGATGCCGACGCGCGCATCGCGCGCGCACTGTCCGAAGTCGGGCTTGGTCCATCGTTCCGCTTCCGTTATCCGCACCAGTTGTCGGGCGGCCAGCGCCAACGCGTCGCGATCGCGCGCGCGCTGATCGTCGAGCCGCGCGTGCTGCTGCTGGACGAGCCGACGTCCGCGCTCGATGTGTCGGTGCAGGCGGAAATCCTGAACCTGCTGCGCCGGCTGCATCGCGAACGCAACCTGACGATGATCCTCGTGAGCCACAACCTTGCGGTGATCGGCTTTCTGTGCCAGCGCGTCGCGGTGATGCAGCATGGCGAGATCGTCGAACAGCTTCGCATCGAGGACGTGCGTGCCGGACAGGTCGCGCGCGACTACACGCGCACGCTGCTGCGCGCGACCGAAGGCTATCGCCGGCTCGACCCGGTCGCCTGA
- a CDS encoding LysR substrate-binding domain-containing protein, with amino-acid sequence MRRLPPLHALQIFSTVARHRSFTRAAEQLCLTQGAVSRQIQTLEAHYGFPLFKRHAKGLTLTAEGEQLLPVVDESFARIEDISMKLTRQRTDLALKVPTCVMRWMLPRIMRFQGEHPDLHVQITTAWQHVVDFSTEPFDAAVVYGTSPGPGVVALPLFDERLTPVCAPELRHAAPLDAVGDLARHTLLHPTRDHRDWRAWLDHAGVRAVDAERGPTFDTLDLATNAAMQGFGVAIGDVTLVDDDVAARRLERPFDIVLETGARYFFVYPETVGSQQKIRAFSDWIARHRD; translated from the coding sequence ATGCGCCGACTTCCGCCCCTGCACGCGCTGCAGATTTTCTCGACCGTGGCCCGCCACCGCAGCTTCACGCGCGCGGCCGAGCAGCTGTGCCTCACGCAGGGCGCGGTGAGCCGGCAAATCCAGACGCTCGAAGCGCATTACGGTTTCCCGCTGTTCAAGCGGCATGCGAAGGGCCTCACGCTGACCGCCGAGGGCGAGCAGTTGCTGCCGGTCGTCGACGAGAGCTTCGCGCGGATCGAGGACATCTCGATGAAGCTCACGCGGCAGCGCACCGATCTCGCGTTGAAGGTGCCGACTTGCGTGATGCGCTGGATGCTGCCGCGCATCATGCGCTTTCAGGGCGAGCATCCCGATCTCCATGTGCAGATCACGACCGCGTGGCAGCACGTCGTCGATTTCTCGACCGAGCCGTTCGACGCGGCGGTCGTCTATGGGACGTCGCCGGGGCCGGGCGTGGTCGCGCTGCCGCTGTTCGACGAGCGGCTGACCCCCGTCTGCGCACCCGAGCTACGACACGCGGCGCCGCTCGACGCGGTCGGCGATCTCGCGCGCCATACGCTGCTGCACCCGACGCGCGACCATCGCGACTGGCGTGCGTGGCTCGATCACGCTGGCGTACGCGCGGTGGACGCGGAGCGCGGGCCGACCTTCGACACGCTCGATCTCGCGACGAACGCGGCAATGCAGGGCTTCGGCGTCGCGATCGGCGACGTGACGCTCGTCGACGACGACGTTGCCGCGCGGCGGCTCGAACGGCCGTTCGACATCGTGCTCGAGACCGGCGCGCGCTATTTCTTCGTCTATCCCGAAACCGTCGGCAGCCAGCAGAAGATCCGCGCGTTCAGCGACTGGATCGCGCGCCATCGCGACTGA
- a CDS encoding GlsB/YeaQ/YmgE family stress response membrane protein, whose product MLQFIETLVVGLIVGLLARALKPGDDKMGIVMTVVLGVVGSLIAGYVGRAAGWYAPGQGAGWIASIIGAIVLLVIVGAVRKRAS is encoded by the coding sequence ATGCTGCAATTCATCGAAACCCTGGTAGTCGGGCTCATCGTCGGCCTCCTCGCCCGTGCACTGAAGCCCGGCGACGACAAGATGGGCATCGTGATGACCGTCGTGCTCGGCGTCGTCGGCTCGCTGATCGCCGGCTACGTCGGCCGCGCCGCCGGCTGGTATGCACCGGGCCAGGGCGCCGGCTGGATCGCGTCGATCATCGGCGCGATCGTGCTGCTCGTGATCGTCGGCGCAGTACGCAAGCGCGCAAGCTGA